One window of the Anaeromyxobacter dehalogenans 2CP-C genome contains the following:
- a CDS encoding DUF1801 domain-containing protein: MIARAPRTRTTRPAPAGSASARIDRKIASLGDWRGETLSRVRELVHEADPEVVEELKWMGTPVWPYRSVVKLTFARGAALPDPAGLFNSSLDGKVRRAIDLREGEEIDAMALKALVRAAVALNLEATARPRARRPARRRA; the protein is encoded by the coding sequence GTGATCGCGCGCGCACCGCGGACCCGCACGACGAGGCCTGCGCCGGCCGGATCGGCCTCCGCGCGGATCGACCGGAAGATCGCGTCGCTCGGGGACTGGCGCGGGGAGACGCTCTCGCGGGTGCGCGAGCTCGTCCACGAGGCCGACCCCGAGGTCGTCGAGGAGCTGAAGTGGATGGGGACGCCGGTCTGGCCGTACCGGAGCGTGGTCAAGCTCACGTTCGCCCGCGGCGCCGCGCTGCCGGACCCGGCGGGCCTGTTCAACTCGAGCCTCGACGGGAAGGTCCGGCGGGCCATCGACCTCCGCGAGGGCGAGGAGATCGACGCGATGGCGCTGAAGGCGCTCGTCCGCGCCGCCGTGGCGCTCAACCTCGAGGCGACGGCGAGGCCGAGGGCGCGGCGACCCGCGCGCCGGCGCGCCTGA